From the genome of Rhodobacteraceae bacterium Araon29, one region includes:
- a CDS encoding HAMP domain-containing protein, with protein sequence MMFNWIKQYMPSGLHGRAALILVLPVILIWLVVSIVFVQRHFEGVTEQMTRTIRSEIVLIKELLSLRDTSLLNANFVAKPLGIQIREVPSSDDVFNIERRFYDFTGIVVRRELMSLAGVKAVSLPDDGTVRIRILVTDRRFDLTFYRNRVSASNPHQLIVNMIFFGGIFTIIAYIYLRNQLRPITRLASAAEAFGLGRTVAYKPSGAVEVRAAGQAFLDMRARIERHIEQRTMILSGVSHDLRTPLTRLKLGLSLLSKEEREPLERDVDEMRQLLDEFLSFARNQSEVAAKATPTDPIVLVKIIVDDAKRAGRNVRFVGEGTQSFVSMRPLLVKRALENLVMNAVRYGSKAEISIKLNTTDLIFSIADDGPGIPEHQIDQALKPFSRLDPSRNQNHGSGVGLGLPIAADVARSHGGKLILSKSEVLGGLLAEFIISR encoded by the coding sequence ATGATGTTTAACTGGATCAAACAGTATATGCCCTCAGGCCTCCACGGCCGCGCCGCCCTTATACTGGTGCTGCCAGTGATATTGATTTGGCTGGTGGTTTCAATTGTTTTTGTTCAACGTCACTTTGAAGGCGTAACAGAACAAATGACGCGTACCATACGCAGTGAAATTGTATTGATTAAGGAACTGTTGTCTTTGCGCGATACTTCTCTGTTGAACGCAAATTTTGTAGCAAAGCCACTCGGTATCCAAATACGAGAGGTGCCAAGTAGCGATGATGTCTTTAATATTGAACGAAGATTTTATGACTTTACTGGGATCGTGGTGCGTCGAGAGCTCATGTCATTGGCTGGAGTTAAGGCGGTTAGCCTACCAGATGATGGGACAGTGCGGATCAGGATACTCGTGACTGATCGGAGGTTTGACCTCACATTTTATCGCAACCGAGTTTCTGCATCTAACCCGCATCAGTTGATTGTAAATATGATATTTTTTGGGGGAATTTTCACGATAATAGCCTACATTTACCTTCGAAACCAACTGCGCCCAATTACACGCTTGGCAAGTGCTGCGGAAGCTTTTGGTTTAGGACGCACCGTTGCATATAAGCCATCTGGTGCAGTTGAAGTCCGAGCTGCCGGACAAGCCTTTTTGGATATGCGTGCACGAATAGAGCGGCATATAGAGCAAAGAACAATGATCCTTTCAGGTGTTAGCCATGACTTGCGTACTCCTTTAACCCGTTTGAAGTTAGGTCTTTCCTTGCTTTCAAAAGAAGAAAGAGAACCTTTAGAACGCGATGTTGATGAAATGCGCCAACTCTTAGATGAATTTTTGTCTTTCGCTCGCAATCAATCTGAAGTTGCTGCAAAAGCAACTCCAACAGACCCGATTGTATTGGTTAAAATAATTGTAGATGACGCTAAAAGGGCAGGGCGAAATGTTCGATTTGTCGGGGAGGGTACTCAAAGTTTTGTCAGTATGCGGCCTCTGTTGGTAAAGCGTGCTTTGGAAAATTTAGTTATGAATGCTGTGAGGTATGGTTCAAAAGCTGAAATTTCGATCAAATTGAATACCACAGATTTAATCTTTAGTATTGCAGATGATGGACCCGGCATACCAGAGCACCAAATTGATCAAGCTCTGAAACCTTTTTCACGATTAGATCCATCTCGTAATCAGAATCATGGATCGGGTGTGGGCTTGGGTTTACCTATTGCCGCGGATGTTGCACGCTCCCATGGCGGCAAACTAATTCTATCCAAGAGTGAGGTATTAGGCGGTCTACTTGCTGAATTTATCATTTCTAGGTGA